The stretch of DNA CGTAAGCCGTCGTGACCTTCGTGACGCAAGATTTCCGGAGGTTCATCGTACCATTGCGTAACCGCACATGGGTGCGACGCAGATGGTGGGTGAAAGCACATTGACGAGTGAAGCTGGGATGAAGCCATCCCGGTGGCTCACGCCGGTCGCCTGTGGCATTGGGCTTCTCTATGCCGCAGTCACTCTGGTGTTAAAGCCTTCGTTCGCTTTGACTGCTTTCGGCGACATCGCACAACTGATCCTCGCAGGATTGGTAACGGTGGCATTCGCGATCCCGGCGTTCTCATCCCGCGGACGAGTGCGCTCCTTCTGGGCGCTGATGACCGTGGGTGTCGGGTTCTGGTTCCTGTCACAGGCGATTTGGACCTACTACGAACTGGTGGCACGAATTGAAGTCGTGGATCCTTCGATCCAGGACATCGTGCTGTTCCTGCACCTGATCCCGATGATGGCGGCGCTGGCGACGCAGCCTCACAAGCCGAAAAAGATGGCGCCCGTTATTCCCTATTCGCTGGGAATGCTGGCGATCTGGTGGATGTACCTGTACTCCTACGTGGTGATTCCGTGGCAGTACGTGGCGCCGAATTTCGCCCGCTACGGCGCCGACTTCAATATTCTCTACTCGATTGAAGACCTGGCGTTCATGGTTGCGCTGTGCGTGCTGGCGTGGCGATCCATAGGCGCATGGAGAACACTATATTTCCGGCTGCTGCTCGGTTCGATGGGCTACCTGTTCAGCGCGTTGATGATTAACACCGCAATCGACGAGCGCCGTTATTACACGGGCAGCTACTTCGACCTGCCGCTGGTGTTCTCGGTAATTTGCATCTGCTGGTCCGCGACGAGCGCGAGGACACCCAACCAAGTGGATGAATCAGAAGAGGAATCGCGGGAATCGTTCACGGCGGAATGGCTCACGCGACTGGCGTATGTGGCACTGCTTTCGGTTCCTTTGATGGCGGCCTACGCACTGGAATTCGGTGACGAAACCGAGATTGTTCGGGACTTTCGAATCGGAGTTTCACTGATCGCGATTGTGACACTGGCAGGTTTGCTGTACCTGTTGCAACGCGTGCTGAGCGATCGCCTGCATCATTCGCTCATGGAAGTGCGGCATTCGAACGAAAAGCTGTCCGTGGCACGGGAAGCACTGGAGCACCAGGCCACGCACGACAGCATGACGGGCGCGATGAATCGGTGTGCCATAACCGAAGCGCTCGATCGTGAATTGGCGCGGTCCATCCGGTCGGGAGCCCGGGTGGCGGTATTGCTTATCGACCTGGATCACTTCAAGGACATCAACGACAAATACGGACACCACGCCGGCGACGTTGCGATCATCACCTCATGCGAGCGCATGCAGCAGTGTGTCCGGTCGCACGACTTCGTGGGCCGTTACGGCGGAGAAGAGTTCCTGGTAGTAGTTCCCGAAACCGAGTACGTAACGGCGATGGAAATTGCCGAACGCATCCGCGAACACCTCTCGGCGACACCGATCACGTGGTCGAACTACCAGATACGACTGACAGCAACAATCGGAGTTGCACTGTCGCGGCCGGGTGACACGGCAGAAGAGATCCTGCGCCGAGCGGACGTGGCACTATACAACGGCAAATCCATGAGCCGGGACACGGTGCAAGTTGTGGACGAAGACGTCCACGTGGCTTAGGCCAGTTCGGAACCATTCACGCGACGCTGCCGCAACTTCCAGATCACCAATCCAGCCAGGATCAGGACTGCTAAAACTCCCAGTGTTTCGGGCAGGTGCCGCTTCAGCAGATTCGATGTGATGCCGATGATCTGCTCGCCGAAGGCGATCACCAGCACTGACAGAATGGTGAACCGGGCAAGACGCCCGAGGAAGATAGCCAGCAGGAACTTGTGCCAGTCCATCTCAAATGCAGCGGCCGAAAGCACGATGAGTTTGTACGGCGTCGGAGGCGGCAACATGGCCGGAAACATCAGCGCAAGAAACTCGTGATCTTCAAAGGATTTCTTGATCTTCTGGAACTTGGCCTTGGGCATTCGCTTTTCGAGCAGCACTTCCCCGCCCTTGTAGCCGATGGCGTAAAGAAACATGCTGCCGAGGGCGGATCCAGCCGAGGCCATAAAGACGTATAGCCAGGCAAGATGCGGCTTCAGGTAAACGAAGCTGGCAACGACAGGGTCAAGCGGCAGACCTACGGCGGCGGAATCGAGCGCCGCGATGATGAAAACACCCCACGGGCCGAGCGGGAGAAGAACTCCCTTGAGCCAACCTGAGTAATGAGCGAGGAATGATTTTATCGAGTGCAATTTTTAATTCTAAATGAAGCTGCTTTTCAGGAACTTGAAACTAGGCCTTCTCGAGTTGGGCGTACTTTTCAACCAACTTCTTCAATCCGAAGCGCGGGAACTGAACCGTGATCTTCGCATCTTCGCCGTCGCCTTCACGCTGATACACCGTACCCTCCCCGTACTTGGGATGCTTTACACGCTGTCCGGGACGGAAGCCGCGTTTGCCGGCGGGCTCTTCCATTTTGATTTTCGGCGCACTGAACTTCTTGCCTCGCGAGGCAAAGAACTCGGCGATGTTGTCGATGGAGTTGTAGGTGGTTCCCGTGTAGCTCTTCTTCTGCTCTTTTACGCGGCCGTACTGCGGACGCTGATCTTCGTTCTCGTAATCGTAATGCCGGTCCTGCTCGTAATCGCTCTGGCGCGGAGCACGGGTTCGGGTGCGACCGGGAGTTCCGATATCTTCGATCAACTGCGGTGGAATTTCTTCGAGGAAACGCGAGGGAATGCTGGCCTCGGGCATATCGGTGCCGTAACGGCGACGATAACGCGCCCAACTTACGACGAGGGTATCCATGGCGCGGGTCATGCCGACGTAGGCGAGACGGCGCTCCTCTTCGACTTCGTCAGGATTTAGAAATGTTCGCGAATGCGGAAACAGCCCTTCTTCCAAGCCGACGAGGAAGACGAGCGGGAATTCGAGTCCCTTGGCGGAGTGCAGCGTCATAAGCGTGACCTGCGCCTTCGCGTCATATTGGTCGGCGTCGCTTACGAGCGCAGCGTGATCGAGGAACTCCTGTATGGTTTCACCGCGGTCTTTCGAATCCATGGCGGCATTCACCAATTCTCGAAGGTTCTCGATGCGTGCGAATGATTCGGGGGAGTCTTCCTCTTCGAGTGCCTTGATGTAGCCGGTACGGTCGAGCAGGAACTTAAGCAATTCGGCCACACTGCCGCGCGGTTGCTCGTCTTCGGGTTCGGTGGCGGCCGGCGTTTCGGATTCGGCGTTCGCACCGAACGAGAAGTCGGTATCGTCTTGCGCATTTGCGCCGAAGTCGAAGGAGATATTCTCGCCCTCTTCGACCGTGGGTGCTTCGGGTTCGAAACGATCTTCGACCTCAGACTTGCTTTCGTCCTCCCCGTCGCCTAGCCATTTCTGGAAGCTGCCGTCGAGAATGGAACGGCCCCCTTGGATAATGTCGCGAAAATTTTTCAGCGCAGCACAGGCACGGGGAGGCAGGAGCATGCCTTCGATTGCCTGGTTCATCGCTTTCCAAAGCGAAGCGCCCGTCTCAAGCGCGATTCGGTCGAGAGTTTCTGTGGTGCTTTTGCCGATACCTCGGGCGGGCGTGTTCACCACGCGCATGAACGCAATTGAGTCGTCCGGATTCTGGACAAGCTTGAGGTACGCGATCATGTCCTTGATTTCCGCACGTTCGTAGAACGAAAATCCGCCGACCACGTGATACTGCAAGCCGTAGCGGCGCATCGCTTCTTCAAACAGACGCGACTGCGCGTTGGTACGATACAGGACGGCAACTCTTGCGTCGGGATTGCCTTCGCGACGCTGGTTATCCAGATAGCGATTGAGGTAATCGGCGACGAACAGCGCTTCATTTTCGCCGTCTGGGGCTTCGTAGTAGCCGATCTTCGAGCCGCCTTCGCGGGCAGTCCACAGGTTCTTGCCCTTGCGCTTTACGTTGTTCGCAACGACGGCAGAGGCACCTTCCAGAATTGCCTGCGTGGAGCGGTAGTTCTGCTCGAGGCGGATGATCTTCGCTTCGGGAAAGTCTTTTTCGAATTCGAGAATGTTGCGGATGTCGGCGCCGCGCCACGAGTAGATGGACTGGTCTTCGTCGCCGACGGCACAGATATTGTGGTGCTCACCCGCCAGCGCTTTCATCAGCTCGTATTGCGGGCGGTTGGTGTCCTGATACTCGTCAACCAGAACGTACTGGAACCGGCGCTGATAGGTATGCCGAACTTTCTCCACCGACTTGAGCAAACGAACGGCTTCGAGCAGTAGGTCGTCAAAATCGAGCGCGTTGGCCTTGCGCAGCTCCTGCCGATAAATTTCGTATACGTGCGCGATCTGCTCGGTCTTCGGGTCGCCAGACTGGAGATAGACTTCCTGCGGGTCGAGCATGTGGTTCTTCGCCCACGAGATACGTCCGAGAACGTTGCGCGGCGTAAGTTGCTTGTCGTCAAGGCCGAGCCGACGGATGGCGGCCTTCACCACCTGTTGCTGGTCGGTTTCGTCGTAGATGGCGAAGTCTTTGGTGTAGCCGCTGTTTCCGATTCTGAGGGCTTCGATATCCCGCCGCAGAAGGCGTACGCAAAACGAGTGGAACGTGGAGACCGTAGGTTTTGAGACGGAGAATCCGCCGACAATTTTCTCGACACGCTCGCCCATTTCCTGCGCAGCCTTGTTGGTGAAGGTGACGGCGAGAACGTGATCGGGCGAAACGCCACGCTCCTGGAGCATGTAGGCAATGCGGTAGGTAATGACACGCGTTTTGCCGCTGCCGGCGCCGGCGAGGATGAGGAGCGGGCCCTCGGTGGTGATAACCGCTTCGTGTTGCTGGGGGTTGAGTCCGTGAAGAAAATCCAAAACGTAATCCTAACTTCTTATCGAACCACAAAGGACACGAAGTATCACGAAGGAATTTGAGAGATTTTCCTCAGTGTGACTGGTGTCCTTGGCGGTTAATGTGGCGTAGTTCGCGTTACACCTTCGCCGGGCTTCTTGGCGGCGCGACGCTTCTCGGCGCATTCGTCGCAAGGACAGAAGGCCCTCAGAAAATCCCATGAAAAAATGCCGTGCTCGTGGCCATCGTTCCAGGTGAACTGAATCGCGTACTTCCCTACAGCGCTGGCTTTTACAGGCTTCGGAGCCGGCTTGAACATGGGCAGCGCACCCGGCTTCGGCTTTTCGGGGTCTCCGGGCTCACGGTCGGATTTCACGCGCTCCTGGTCGCACATGGCGCAGGGACAAGCGTCGCGCAGGTACTTGAACGAATAATGGCTCTGATGGCCGTCCTTCCACGTGATGTCCACGCCTTCCCCGGTGGTCAGGTGGATGTTGACGGCTTTCGGGTCCGTCGCCCCGGCAATCTGTGGTACTTTGACCGGCATGTAGTTAGTATCGCATGAGCGAACGCTACAGCTCGGGTTGCCGAAATCACGCTATTCCGCTAAAATCAATGAGTTGCACGATAAGTTCTAACGTTTTCTGAGGAAGTCATGGCACAGGTATGTCAGGTTTGCGGCAAGAAGCCGCGCAGCGGTAACAACGTCAGCCACGCCCACAATGTGACCAAGCGGCGCTGGAACATCAATTTGCGCCCGGTCCGCGCCAAAGTGGCGGGTTCGACCAACAGCCGTAAGATGCGTGTTTGCGCGTCGTGTATGCGTAGCGGCAAAGTCGTAAAGGCGTAAGATCGCAGGTCTTGTTCAAAAGAAAGCCTCCCAACCGGGAGGCTTATCTGTGTTTGCTGGGAATCAATCACTCCTTCGTGTACTTGTTCCTCTTCTTCTCGGCGAAGCGTTCCAGGCCCAACTGAATGAGCCGGTCGATTAGCTCCGGATAACTTACGCCGGTGGCGTCCCACAGCTTCGGATACATGCTGATGGACGTAAACCCCGGCATGGTGTTGATCTCGTTCAGGTAGAGCTTTTCGGTTTTGGGGTCGAGCAGAAAATCGACCCGCCCTAGGCCGGAGCAGTCCACGGCCTTGAAGGCACCGATGGCCATCTGCTGCACTTCCTTCTGCTTCTTCTTCGAGATCTTTGCCGGGATCATCAATTTCGATCCCTCGTCGATGTACTTGGCGTTGTAATCGTAGAACTCAGCGGAGGGCACGATCTCGCCGGCCACAGAGGCAATAGGCTCGTCGTTGCCGAGCACCGCACATTCAATCTCACGTGCCTTGCCGTGCTTGCCTCCTCCGACTCCCTGCTCGATGACGATCTTGCGATCGTACTTGGCCGCTTCGTAGATGGCGCCATCGAGTTCGCTGCGGTCGTGAACCTTCGATATTCCGACGGAGCTGCCAAGATTTGCGGGTTTCACGAAGACCGGATACTTCAACTCTTTCTCAACTATCTTCCGGGCCTTCGCCGGGTCTTTCTCCCAGTCGCCGCGAAGTACGGTGACGTGTTTCACGATCGGCAGCCCGGCGGATTTGAAGAGCTTCTTCATGACGTCCTTGTCCATACCGGCCGACGAGCCGAGCACGCCCGCACCCACGTAGGCGATATCGGCGAGTTCGAGCAGGCCCTGGATGGTACCGTCTTCCCCGAAGGTACCGTGAAGCACCGGGAAAATAACATCCACGGAAA from Terriglobales bacterium encodes:
- a CDS encoding GGDEF domain-containing protein, encoding MKPSRWLTPVACGIGLLYAAVTLVLKPSFALTAFGDIAQLILAGLVTVAFAIPAFSSRGRVRSFWALMTVGVGFWFLSQAIWTYYELVARIEVVDPSIQDIVLFLHLIPMMAALATQPHKPKKMAPVIPYSLGMLAIWWMYLYSYVVIPWQYVAPNFARYGADFNILYSIEDLAFMVALCVLAWRSIGAWRTLYFRLLLGSMGYLFSALMINTAIDERRYYTGSYFDLPLVFSVICICWSATSARTPNQVDESEEESRESFTAEWLTRLAYVALLSVPLMAAYALEFGDETEIVRDFRIGVSLIAIVTLAGLLYLLQRVLSDRLHHSLMEVRHSNEKLSVAREALEHQATHDSMTGAMNRCAITEALDRELARSIRSGARVAVLLIDLDHFKDINDKYGHHAGDVAIITSCERMQQCVRSHDFVGRYGGEEFLVVVPETEYVTAMEIAERIREHLSATPITWSNYQIRLTATIGVALSRPGDTAEEILRRADVALYNGKSMSRDTVQVVDEDVHVA
- a CDS encoding VTT domain-containing protein produces the protein MHSIKSFLAHYSGWLKGVLLPLGPWGVFIIAALDSAAVGLPLDPVVASFVYLKPHLAWLYVFMASAGSALGSMFLYAIGYKGGEVLLEKRMPKAKFQKIKKSFEDHEFLALMFPAMLPPPTPYKLIVLSAAAFEMDWHKFLLAIFLGRLARFTILSVLVIAFGEQIIGITSNLLKRHLPETLGVLAVLILAGLVIWKLRQRRVNGSELA
- a CDS encoding UvrD-helicase domain-containing protein encodes the protein MDFLHGLNPQQHEAVITTEGPLLILAGAGSGKTRVITYRIAYMLQERGVSPDHVLAVTFTNKAAQEMGERVEKIVGGFSVSKPTVSTFHSFCVRLLRRDIEALRIGNSGYTKDFAIYDETDQQQVVKAAIRRLGLDDKQLTPRNVLGRISWAKNHMLDPQEVYLQSGDPKTEQIAHVYEIYRQELRKANALDFDDLLLEAVRLLKSVEKVRHTYQRRFQYVLVDEYQDTNRPQYELMKALAGEHHNICAVGDEDQSIYSWRGADIRNILEFEKDFPEAKIIRLEQNYRSTQAILEGASAVVANNVKRKGKNLWTAREGGSKIGYYEAPDGENEALFVADYLNRYLDNQRREGNPDARVAVLYRTNAQSRLFEEAMRRYGLQYHVVGGFSFYERAEIKDMIAYLKLVQNPDDSIAFMRVVNTPARGIGKSTTETLDRIALETGASLWKAMNQAIEGMLLPPRACAALKNFRDIIQGGRSILDGSFQKWLGDGEDESKSEVEDRFEPEAPTVEEGENISFDFGANAQDDTDFSFGANAESETPAATEPEDEQPRGSVAELLKFLLDRTGYIKALEEEDSPESFARIENLRELVNAAMDSKDRGETIQEFLDHAALVSDADQYDAKAQVTLMTLHSAKGLEFPLVFLVGLEEGLFPHSRTFLNPDEVEEERRLAYVGMTRAMDTLVVSWARYRRRYGTDMPEASIPSRFLEEIPPQLIEDIGTPGRTRTRAPRQSDYEQDRHYDYENEDQRPQYGRVKEQKKSYTGTTYNSIDNIAEFFASRGKKFSAPKIKMEEPAGKRGFRPGQRVKHPKYGEGTVYQREGDGEDAKITVQFPRFGLKKLVEKYAQLEKA
- a CDS encoding DUF971 domain-containing protein; its protein translation is MPVKVPQIAGATDPKAVNIHLTTGEGVDITWKDGHQSHYSFKYLRDACPCAMCDQERVKSDREPGDPEKPKPGALPMFKPAPKPVKASAVGKYAIQFTWNDGHEHGIFSWDFLRAFCPCDECAEKRRAAKKPGEGVTRTTPH
- the rpmB gene encoding 50S ribosomal protein L28, with protein sequence MAQVCQVCGKKPRSGNNVSHAHNVTKRRWNINLRPVRAKVAGSTNSRKMRVCASCMRSGKVVKA
- a CDS encoding D-alanine--D-alanine ligase, with amino-acid sequence MANKIRVGVLFGGRSGEHEVSLLSAASVLKYIDKKKYEVVPIGITKEGRWLTAAHAERLLRGEHKEEKHLRAGDPQATSAAAVLAKGEGVLVPPQPSSDSSSLIPLESEHSGHHALSPISVDVIFPVLHGTFGEDGTIQGLLELADIAYVGAGVLGSSAGMDKDVMKKLFKSAGLPIVKHVTVLRGDWEKDPAKARKIVEKELKYPVFVKPANLGSSVGISKVHDRSELDGAIYEAAKYDRKIVIEQGVGGGKHGKAREIECAVLGNDEPIASVAGEIVPSAEFYDYNAKYIDEGSKLMIPAKISKKKQKEVQQMAIGAFKAVDCSGLGRVDFLLDPKTEKLYLNEINTMPGFTSISMYPKLWDATGVSYPELIDRLIQLGLERFAEKKRNKYTKE